The proteins below come from a single Pseudomonas chlororaphis genomic window:
- a CDS encoding Na+-dependent transporter, whose amino-acid sequence MPREIAFHGVYMPTMTLMFFIAAALAWALDRFLSGLDLYRFFWHPALLRLSLFTCLFGALALTVYR is encoded by the coding sequence ATGCCCCGTGAGATCGCCTTCCATGGCGTGTACATGCCGACCATGACCCTGATGTTTTTCATCGCCGCCGCCTTGGCCTGGGCCCTGGACCGTTTCCTGTCCGGGCTGGATCTGTACCGCTTCTTCTGGCACCCGGCGCTGCTGCGCCTGAGTCTGTTTACCTGTCTGTTCGGCGCGTTGGCGCTGACGGTCTACCGTTGA